In a single window of the Magnolia sinica isolate HGM2019 chromosome 7, MsV1, whole genome shotgun sequence genome:
- the LOC131251754 gene encoding FCS-Like Zinc finger 14-like, protein MLGKRSRPPIRPLPSPIIPSDQIGFPDAILSPKSPLGFKIRSPNRWKDCNSGTVGLAIIVALEKSDGGCSEFQAKFVVGSLNLNRSDPIPVRSAGWAKNAAKFRGFSDETYTRVTFHGPNKSCSTRVYGGACECHRSELDQKQRNFGVFYTSPPQFTDENLAFPTSDFLSSCYLCRKKLHGKDIYMYRGEKPFCSIECRYRQIISDECTEKCRPEAAKSSDLSSSPYNGGWIFSPGVAAA, encoded by the exons ATGTTGGGCAAGCGATCTCGGCCGCCCATCAGGCCGCTACCAAGCCCCATTATCCCCAGCGATCAAATCGGATTTCCTGATGCCATTTTAAGCCCAAAAAGCCCACTTGGTTTCAAGATCCGATCACCAAATAGGTGGAAGGATTGCAACTCCGGCACGGTCGGACTAGCGATCATCGTCGCGCTGGAGAAATCCGACGGTGGATGCAGTGAATTTCAAGCGAAATTCGTCGTGGGTAGTTTGAATTTGAATAGATCAGATCCTATTCCGGTCAGATCAGCCGGATGGGCTAAAAATGCAGCTAAATTTAGAGGATTTTCCGATGAAACTTATACTAGAGTGACTTTTCATGGGCCCAACAAGTCCTGTAGCACTAGAGTTTATGGTGGTGCATGTGAATGCCACAGAAGCGAACTTGATCAAAAGCAGAGGAATTTTGGGGTGTTTTACACATCACCACCACAATTTACAGACGAAAATCTAGCCTTTCCGACGTCGGATTTCCTCAGTTCCTGTTACCTGTGTAGGAAAAAGCTTCATGGGAAGGATATATACATGTACAG AGGCGAGAAGCCGTTTTGTAGCATAGAGTGTCGGTACCGACAGATAATAAGCGACGAATGCACAGAAAAATGCCGACCCGAAGCTGCAAAATCTTCAGACCTGTCGTCTTCGCCTTACAATGGGGGTTGGATCTTCTCTCCTGGAGTTGCTGCAGCTTAA